The bacterium sequence ATGAGATTGAATAAGCTTGCCATTTATAAATGTGCCGCCTTTGGAGTGTAAGTCATATATTATATATCCATCTGTCTGTGGCCTGATCCTTGCATGTCTTCTTGATGCAGTTACTTCATCCAGAATTAATTGGTTATCCTCATCTCTACCGATCCAGAATTCCTTTCTTGGGGTCATAAGAAATTCTTTGACTTTTCCCTCTGCTTCTTTCACAATCAATCTTGCATTTTGTAGGGATATATCTCCAATCTCTCCTGTTGGAATTATATGCCTTTCAAATTCCTTTTTGTCCTTAAAGAAAGAAAAACTGGGATATACGAGATGTCTGATAGCAGAAAAGACCGCCTTATAGTAGCTCAAAAGCAACAAAATGCCTACAAAAACTCCGCAAGCGCCAAAGATTATAAAACTAAATTTAACAGGATGATCCTTTAGTATTCGTTCAATTTTGCTGATTGCAAAAACACTTCTTGAAAAGAATAAAAATATAATGATTTGGGAGATGATTAAATTTAAGCTCTTATTTTGCACTAACAATATATCCTGTATTTATTTATCAAAACTATCATAAGATTATACCCCTTGTTTCTCCTTACTCAACGGAGTGTTAGTTTGTCCATTTTTTCCAGCATCTTGA is a genomic window containing:
- a CDS encoding FHA domain-containing protein — encoded protein: MQNKSLNLIISQIIIFLFFSRSVFAISKIERILKDHPVKFSFIIFGACGVFVGILLLLSYYKAVFSAIRHLVYPSFSFFKDKKEFERHIIPTGEIGDISLQNARLIVKEAEGKVKEFLMTPRKEFWIGRDEDNQLILDEVTASRRHARIRPQTDGYIIYDLHSKGGTFINGKLIQSHILKTGDEIGIAHININIIFKKQDEEIVKIEPEKEKKEKYLGPERRKYPRLDMKAAVNYLAYSPTGISKDEQAYTENIGGNGICITTADCITRSTIIELEIEIPGYSSPINALARVIYSRKRRMDNDFDTGLLFTDISDEERKYIIDYTNSKIAR